A single window of Nicotiana tomentosiformis chromosome 1, ASM39032v3, whole genome shotgun sequence DNA harbors:
- the LOC104120965 gene encoding histidine-containing phosphotransfer protein 1-like: MEIVGKLQNQFMEFMRSLYREGFLDDQFLQLQKLQDESNPDFVVEVVSLFFDDSEKLLNNLAMALQQQVVDFKQVDAHVHQFKGSSSSIGAQRVKNACVAFRNFCEEKNLEGCVQCLQHAKHEYFLVKNKLETLFRLEQQILAAGGTVPVLS; this comes from the exons ATGGAAATTGTAGGGAAGTTGCAGAACCAGTTTATGGAGTTCATGCGATCTCTCTATCGTGAG GGATTCTTGGATGATCAGTTTCTTCAGCTTCAGAAACTGCAAGATGAGAGCAACCCTGATTTTGTGGTTGAAGTGGTGTCCCTTTTCTTTGACGATTCCGAAAAACTTCTCAACAACCTGGCCATGGCTCT GCAGCAGCAGGTAGTGGATTTTAAGCAGGTTGATGCTCATGTACACCAATTTAAGGGTAGCAGTTCCAG CATAGGTGCACAAAGAGTAAAGAATGCTTGTGTTGCTTTCAGAAATTTTTGTGAAGAGAAGAATCTTGAAGG GTGTGTGCAATGTCTGCAGCATGCGAAACATGAATATTTTCTTGTGAAGAATAAACTTGAAACTTTGTTTAGG CTGGAGCAACAAATCTTGGCAGCTGGTGGTACAGTTCCTGTCCTGTCTTAG